From the Ensifer adhaerens genome, the window GGATCAGGTCCCCGTTTCGGACCCTCCCTCTAACCAAGTTACCGGCACTCTGTTCCGGTGGAAGGCGAAGCCTCCGGCCCGGGCCGCCAGATATCTTGTCGGATCAAGGCCAGCTCCTCCATTTCGCAAGCCTTGTCTTCAGCTTCGTGCGCATTTCCCTTTTGCATCAACGATCGTGTCTCGCTCTCCGACAACTTTGCCTCCAAGCACACAATGGACAGCACCGGCTTCGGATTTTGCGCCATAATCCTCACCCTTTAAGCCTCGGCCCCATGCGAACGTCTCCGGACCAGCAACTGGTCCAGAGATCAAAGACAGGCTGGCTGGGATGGCGGCTTGAAAACCGTATCTAGCGATGCTTGAATTCAGGGGCGCGCTTTTCGGTAAAGGCGGCCATGCCCTCTTTCTGATCCTCCGTCGCGAAGAGAGGATAGAACACGCGCTGCTCGTAGTGCAGCCCCTCCGTGAGCGTGGTTTCGAAAGCGCGGTTGACCGCCTCCTTTGCGGTGATCACAGTCGGTCGCGAATAGGAGGCGATTGCTTCCGCCGCCGCCATCGCAGTCTCCAGAAGCTTTTCCGGCGGCACGACCCGAGCCACAAGCCCCGACCGTTCGGCCTCCTGCGCGTCCATCATCCGACCGGTCAGGACCATATCCATTGCCTTCGCCTTGCCGACGGCGCGCGTCAGACGCTGCGTGCCGCCCATACCTGGGATTACGCCAAGCTTGATCTCCGGCTGGCCGAATTTCGCCGTATCGGACGCGATAATGAAATCGCAGATCATCGCCAGTTCACAACCTCCGCCGAGCGCAAAGCCCGATACGGCGGCAATCATCGGCAACTTCGACGCAGTCAGGGCGCTGAAGCGGCGGCCGAAGAAATCGGCATTTTTCATATCGATATAGGTCTTGTCCGACATTTCCTTGATGTCGGCCCCGGCTGCAAACGCCTTCTCAGATCCTGTTATGACAACGCAGCCGACACTCTGATCCTCGCTCAAGGCATCAAGATGGGCGCAGAGAGACGTCAGCAGCTCCGAGTTCAACGCGTTCAACGCCTGCGGGCGATTGAGCGTCAAAAGGGCCACGCGGCCCTTTCGCTCCAGCAAAACAGTGTCACTCATGGCAATCCTCCACTCAGTTCATAATTGAACAGAGTGCTAGCATGCCGGCGCGATCACGCAAAGCCATTC encodes:
- a CDS encoding enoyl-CoA hydratase is translated as MSDTVLLERKGRVALLTLNRPQALNALNSELLTSLCAHLDALSEDQSVGCVVITGSEKAFAAGADIKEMSDKTYIDMKNADFFGRRFSALTASKLPMIAAVSGFALGGGCELAMICDFIIASDTAKFGQPEIKLGVIPGMGGTQRLTRAVGKAKAMDMVLTGRMMDAQEAERSGLVARVVPPEKLLETAMAAAEAIASYSRPTVITAKEAVNRAFETTLTEGLHYEQRVFYPLFATEDQKEGMAAFTEKRAPEFKHR